Genomic DNA from Euwallacea similis isolate ESF13 chromosome 11, ESF131.1, whole genome shotgun sequence:
AGGGGACGATCCATCCAAAGTTGCCTTGACCCACATGCTGCTAAGCTTGATTTCATATTCTAAGGTTACTAGAACTCACAACAAACCCGAGGCAGGTTGCGATTTCTTACCGATTTCGCTATTTTAAGTTGCCTCATTTTAGGTTTTCTGTACCAATGCaagtggaccaccctgtaaaTTTAAAGCGGAAAAAATACAAGGGATGTTTGATATTAAATCTGAATTCTTTTGATATATCAATAATTGACACAATACTAATTTCATGTGGTTAATAACCTCCCTACAGCAAATAAATAgtcgaaatttattttcaattaatttaaaaatgcattttgatTTCGGAACCtttcaattattgttgttaGTGGTGATCATAACACTATCGGATTATTAGTAATTCGGGTCTTAACTGCTGAGCCTGTGATATTCCTTTACGCGGTCAGTCCTAGCCGATGTATTTTGGCAGAGAGAAAGTTGTGTAGAATGAACACAATAGGCTTAGGACATCCTTCGATGTCTAGTTCCTgtaaaaatagaaagaaaaataaaagtttaggACGTTCtgatagtaaaaaaaaaattaatatgctCGTAAGAAAACATTTGagttaaatatcaaaaatctaataggAACAGATCTGATGAACGCCAACCTATGTTCACAcgtaaatatcaaaaatcctgtttttaCAAACAGTGTTtggtaaataacaaaataaaaataacgtaGCCACGTCATATTTGGAATTCCATGTTTAGATTTTCAGCAACCATCATGAATTTTACTTGATGATGTTGTGTTTATTTCACGGTACTAAGATATATAAACACTTTAGATAATAAACTAAGATCACGCTGAAACTTCTTAGTTTACCCACCACATCGCCTTCCTCCGTATTTCCAAAATCCAACCAAAGATACCTCTTGCCGTCGTCTGAGGAATTTCTTAACTTATCGAAAGGGTACCTCCAAAGCGTCCTGGAACCCGTCCCTGCTTCCAATAACGTAAACCCATTTTCATAGTGTATTACTAGTTGTGCGGGTCTTCCTTTCCACAGACATCCTAAAAAAGCATACGCTCTCTGTGGTGAAACTTGGACTCATCTTATGTATAGTGTCCGCTTCTGGCACTAACCTGACTTTTCGAATGAGTATAGATACTTACTACAAACTAGTTCTTTTTGCGTAACAGCACTTGCATGACTACCATTGACCAGAGACTTTGCCCACACTGCTAGATCTCGATGCGTTTCCGCCCTAAGACTATGCGTAACCACGCCCTCGACTGTGGCACATCTACAAACCCacgaatattaattatttgctCAACAACCATTGCGCAAAGCAAGCTGAACGCGAAGTCAGCGTATAATATGAGCAATTGCGCATCAATGATAGCAGCAAGAAGAACTGAGGACGGTCCGTTGCATATGTGAATGAAGATTATAGTGAACTTTGTTTCAAGAAGGATTAAAATGGATTCTGGCAGTGGTAGCTTACAAACCTAATGCTGAACTCTGGAAACTCATCCCTTTTGCCAGAACCAACCAGTCTGGTTGCTATCAAGGAATAGGCCTCTGCAGGGGCTCTCCAAGCTTCCCCAGACCAAGGAGCGCTCTCATAGAATCGTAGTTCGCTATCTGTGACTGCTGCGAATATTGACTGCCATCTGTCCATGTCTTCGGAACTTTCTGAACTAGACATATTCTGGAAAAATAAGCAATACTTCAATGGAAAGGCATTAGACATTGTCTAAATAATGTTTGACTtcttaaatcaattatttaacaattatcgttaacattatcaaattttacgTTAATGGACGCGTTCGGTAGAGTTAACTATTGTGCAACTGTTACCTCTCCGTACACCGATCCCTCCACATTACGTCTGAACTCTATGCGTCATCCAGTATAGTTCCGAAATCGTTTCTACTAGTCTACACTTACTTCAGTGCGAGGTTTCCTAAGCAACCACCCTATGTGTCTGAGATCTGGAATGGCCCTTGAAGCTTCGTGTAGAGCTGCAGTTGTAAGCATTGACAACGCTGAGTGCAGGGTGTTGAACCAAGCGATAGCTTCAGCTGCATCAGCTGCTCGCAAGACGCAGCTGTGAACAGCGTCTGGTGAATGTAGCTCCAGGGTACGGCCCTCTAAAAATCaaacacaaaatattaaagagTTTTGATATGTACTAAACTAAGACTCGCTCTAAGGTAATAACAAACATGCGCAGTTAATCATAGGCTTAGAAACGCCCTAAGGTAGTATTAAATAGGCGCAAATAATCTAACAATTTTAGATTAgatattatttggaaaattcctgaAGTTGCACgtgatgaaatgaaaattcttgaaattgcTCATATTTGGGATATCAAACATGAACAAGATGCACACAATATATAATTCCTTTGGTATCTAAattacacactgtatatcgGATTGAAATATGAccgaaatttttcaagtttaactGCTTTACTGAATAACAGAAGGGGCTAATGGAGGAaatgaaaatgataaatgatggatagaaaaacaaaatggaCAACGGTTATCATATTTAATAACGTCGGTGCGTTATTTGAGGGTGGTCGTACGTATGCGCAGATGTCAATTAGTGTTATGTTAATGCTTCGAGGGTACGCTCGAAAATTCTGTATTGACAACTGCAGCGTTCCTAAATTTTCCTAACGACTCTGGCAAATGTGAGCCGACAGAAGAAATGGTCGTTTAACCGAGCCCTAATGTGCCGTCGTAGacataaatcaaaaaacaaaaaagggcCTAAATGTCCTAATGCTcggagaaaattaaataaaatagcagGAACTACATAGAACGTGATAGTAACAAATGACTCTTGAGGTTTATGGTAGCAAAACCTGATTACTATTGATCGTTTACTCCTTAATAACCGCAAATTTGACAGAATTTTTAGTATGCAGAACAGGCCTTTTAAATCCATCAAAAGCAATTCTAAATGGGGATTCGGCATTCGATGCACGGTTGTTGGGTCTTGATACCCTAAAAGCGCTCTTGTCCCTTTTTTGAATGCCCAATATTTGagcataaataaaatatgctgGGCAAAAGGGCCAATAAATTGGGCAGATGGCATTTTCAGGAATAAA
This window encodes:
- the Syn1 gene encoding beta-1-syntrophin, yielding MSGLDSMVDGLTSPGYFGRSGVLETHVRGQWYRVFVTLEDDFLCITLDESYENTTTLNGTLNNNIETPSGLCETPDVPDSVANQKRSVRVIKSENNGLGISIKGGRENKMPILISKIFKGMAADQTEQLYVGDAILSVNGEDLREATHDEAVKALKKAGKIVELEVKYLREVTPYFRKASIISEVGWELQRGFLSGAPPVVRFPQRADTRYLPLQLCHLARNFRYPDPEGRTLELHSPDAVHSCVLRAADAAEAIAWFNTLHSALSMLTTAALHEASRAIPDLRHIGWLLRKPRTENMSSSESSEDMDRWQSIFAAVTDSELRFYESAPWSGEAWRAPAEAYSLIATRLVGSGKRDEFPEFSIRCATVEGVVTHSLRAETHRDLAVWAKSLVNGSHASAVTQKELVCRCLWKGRPAQLVIHYENGFTLLEAGTGSRTLWRYPFDKLRNSSDDGKRYLWLDFGNTEEGDVELDIEGCPKPIVFILHNFLSAKIHRLGLTA